AGGTGTGGACTCAGGGCCGCAGCCAGTATCTGGTCGAGAGCAATATGATCGAGGCGATTCTGCGCTACCTTCAATCCGAGTACCAAATCCGCGCCTACCGCGAGGATGTAAGACTGGAGCTGGACGAAGAAATTACGGCGGTCGTCAATGGGTCGACGTTTTAGCTTGAGCGGCAGTCGAAATAAGCAAAAATGCAAAGAGCGTTCATCAGCCGATATGGCTGTTGAACGCTCTTTTAAGTATTATTTCCTCTTTTCCCGCGTAAGAGCAGTATGCCTGCCGGAGGGGGTTCCGTTTCGTGATCTTAAATCAGCGAAAGTGCCAGCAAATTGAACAGCACCAGCGGCAGAACCGCATTGCCCGGATAGACCGGATACACCGGATACACCGGATAAGGCGGATAGTAAGGATTATAGTAGCTGCGCATGTGGTGAGTAGGCATTGAAACCGTCAAATAAAGATGTCCCTCGTCGATACCTGAGATATAACCTTCGTGGGTTACACCGTCGATCGTGGTCACCTTGACTTTCTGGTTGATGTAGGGCTTCAGCGCGCCATGCATCGATTCTCGCATTTTTTTCACATGATGGAGAGAGGTAGGATCCGCTTGGTAAATCAGGGTTTGCGGGCCGGAATATGTCGACATAAGCTCATACCTTTCGTCAATGGACTTTACTTTATCGTATGCTATCGCCCATCCCGTGGTTCATCTCATCCGTAATCCTCAGCCTTTATTCCCGCTATGTTCTTGTAAGCCGTAAACCGCCCGTTATTGCTTATCCTGCTCTTTCTTCGCCAAGAGCTCCCGCACTGCCTCCAGGCTTGTGATCGGCTCGCGGCAGGCAAAATCCTGGCAGACATAAGCAGTAGCCTCACCGCCGACCGCGGGTTTATCCTTCAGATGAGGCAGCAGAGTCGCGAGCTCATCCGCTGGATCTTCCCAGTGAATGAGCAGTGAAGCGTCAGGCAAATAAGCCTGCTGTACAAGCGAGATCATGCTGTGCAGCGCCGGATCTTCTTTTTTACCTGACAGCACCCATTCCTTGCCGCCGCTTGTCATGACAAGCATTGCTTGCAGGAACATCCCATAGCTTGCGGGATATTTCATCGCGGCCTTGCCCAGCACCGCCGCCGTCCGCTCGGCTACGCCTTTCAGCTTGACGTCCTGGGTAATCGCCGCCAGCTTCCACAGCGTCTTCACCGCTACGGAGTTGCCGGACGGCATGGCTCCGTCATACAGCTCCTTCGAGCGGATGGGAAGCTGTTCCGCATCCTTGCCCGTGAAGAAAAATCCGCCCTCTTCTTCGTCCGTGAACAGTTCGAGCAGCCCGTCTGTAAGCACAAGCGCGCGCTCCAGATAAACTGCCGTTCCGGTGGCTTCATACAGCTCGGTCAGTCCCCATATCAGAAAAGCATAATCGTCCACATACCCCGGATAAGCGGCCTCGCCGTCACG
This region of Paenibacillus sp. URB8-2 genomic DNA includes:
- a CDS encoding YxcD family protein; this encodes MSVTVLSMDEIINAICIHMAERKGIKVTDVQVELSWEEETGFTAEVWTQGRSQYLVESNMIEAILRYLQSEYQIRAYREDVRLELDEEITAVVNGSTF